The nucleotide sequence GGCCAGGCCCAGGAATTTGTCCTCCATCGGCGGGATGCCGACGATCGTCGTCAGGTAGACGGGGTCGCGGCGCTGGGTGATCTGTTTGACGTGGAAGCGGGGAAACTTTTCGACCGGCGTGTAATAACCGGTATGGTCGCCGAAGGGGCCTTCGTCCACGAGCTCTTCTTCGGGGTCGATGTAGCCCTCGAGGATGAAGTCGGCCGAGGCCGGGACCTGCAGCTCGCTGTCGTGACAGTCGACCATCTCGACGTGGGCGCCGCGCAGGTAGCCGGCGAAGAGGATCTCGTCGACCTGGTCGGGAAGGGGCGCGGTCGCGCAGTAGGTCAGCACCGGGTCGCCGCCGATCGCGACCGCGACGGGCATCTTGCGCTTGAGCTCTTTATAGCGCTGGAAGTGCCGCGCGCCGACCTTGTGGATCTGCCAGTGCATCGCGGTCGTCTCGTGGTCGAGCACCTGCATGCGATAGAGGCCGACGTTGCGGCGACCGGTATCGGGGTCCTGGGTGATCACCATGGGCAGGGTGATAAAACGGCCGCCGTCCTCGGGCCAGCACTTCAGGATGGGCAGCCGGTTCAGGTCGATCTTGTCCCAGACGATCTCTTGGCAGGGGGCCTTGGCGACGGTCTTCGGAGTGGACCGGGCCACTTGGGCCAGCTTGGGGACCATCTTGAGCTTGTCCCAAAAGCCCTCGGGCGGCTGGGTGGTCAGCAATTCCTTCAGGCGCCGGGGAATCTCCTCGAGGTCCTCGACGCCTAGGGCCCAGCTCATGCGGCGGCGCGAACCGTAGAGGTTGATGGCCAGCGGGAAGGGGCTGCCCTTCACCTTCTCGAAGAGCAGAGCGGGGCCCTCGGCCTTCATCACGCGGTCGGCGATCTCCGCGATCTCGAGGACGGGATCGACCTCTTCGCGGATCGTGACGAGCTCGCCCTTCGTGGCAAGGAAGTCGACAAACTGGCGCAGCGAGGTCCACTTCATCATGAATTCTTTGCTAACCCTCGGACTTTGGAACTTCAAGCGGAAATACTTACCGATTTTCAGGCGCTTCGTAACCTATAAGGTGTGAGAAAACCGGGTTAAGCTTGGAACGGGTCCTGTCCGGTCTGCACCCCCACCGTCCTCGCAAGCTGCGGGCGGCGGGTGGCCCCCGCCCGGCCACCCGTTCCAAGCTTAACCCGGTTTTCTCAAATGATGGGAGGGTTTCGTTGTGCGCCAATGCCTATAGTCGGTGAGCCGGAAGGACTATTCGAAGTAATGCAAAAAATAGCCGGCCGCAAAGACCAGCCCGAAGAGCACAAGGCCGAGCAAGGCATTGGCGATGAGGAAGCTCGTGACGACACGGGTCCACGTCGTCCTCTGCAAGGTCTTGATCGCGTAGAGCGATAGGCCCAGGCCCCAGAGGATGGCGACCCAAATCCCCAGCAAGGGCAATAGACAGAGGATATTGGGTGCGGCGCTGTAACAGTAGGCCCGGAAAGTGGCGCGGTAGGGGTGATGGGCACCGCCCCTCCAGCGCAGGACGAGATGAAACCAGGCCAGGAACAGAAACTCCAGGGCGAGGATCAAAGGCCAATCGAAGAGATTCCAATACCAGGGCCAGGGCTC is from Deltaproteobacteria bacterium PRO3 and encodes:
- a CDS encoding menaquinone biosynthesis decarboxylase, producing the protein MKWTSLRQFVDFLATKGELVTIREEVDPVLEIAEIADRVMKAEGPALLFEKVKGSPFPLAINLYGSRRRMSWALGVEDLEEIPRRLKELLTTQPPEGFWDKLKMVPKLAQVARSTPKTVAKAPCQEIVWDKIDLNRLPILKCWPEDGGRFITLPMVITQDPDTGRRNVGLYRMQVLDHETTAMHWQIHKVGARHFQRYKELKRKMPVAVAIGGDPVLTYCATAPLPDQVDEILFAGYLRGAHVEMVDCHDSELQVPASADFILEGYIDPEEELVDEGPFGDHTGYYTPVEKFPRFHVKQITQRRDPVYLTTIVGIPPMEDKFLGLATERLFLPMIQMTFPEIVDMHLPAEACFHNLCILSIKKAYPGHAQKIMHALWGMGQMMFCKCFIVVDHDVDVHNFAEIVWRVSNNIDAKRDLTVVEGPVDHLDHAAPRQFVGGKLGIDATRKWKEEGYTREWPKDIQMSESIQKKVDALWPKLGISLKKP